The Nitriliruptor alkaliphilus DSM 45188 genome includes a region encoding these proteins:
- a CDS encoding ArsR/SmtB family transcription factor: MTVTFRFPRERAIDLVGFAWSPLFEAVLSMAVVARPKRTPMHLPWTRRCRALLPPELHEEVRTLARAFDGYVPGLFEVGLVGDSATFEDELAAFGRIDDDVVAYELSLAFAGLPCAPTDVRGPHLVHDAAYRDEVLTSASARDDGRVVMARAVLEDPARERDRIARLFARYWEAAFEQEWARVLPRIEAEVTDGARALVTRGAPGVVDELLPEGRWDEATSSIVVDKTYDAVCDVAARGGVLLVPTVYGWPRVLLEIDQRWPLAIFVPLRDLRQPEVPQEADHAVADGLRALGDETRLQITRMVAEQPRSTKELAELLKLSDSSISRHLKILDGAGVVTKERDGYFVLYRLRPERIGQLGAALRRTLGLDAGAGQPVPALPVSATRDLGG; the protein is encoded by the coding sequence GTGACGGTGACCTTCCGGTTCCCCCGCGAGCGGGCGATCGATCTGGTGGGCTTCGCCTGGTCGCCGTTGTTCGAGGCGGTCCTGTCGATGGCGGTCGTCGCCCGGCCGAAGCGGACCCCGATGCACCTGCCCTGGACCCGGCGGTGCCGGGCGCTGCTGCCGCCGGAGCTGCACGAGGAGGTCCGGACCCTGGCCCGGGCGTTCGACGGCTACGTCCCCGGGCTGTTCGAGGTCGGGTTGGTCGGCGACAGCGCGACGTTCGAGGACGAGCTGGCCGCGTTCGGGCGCATCGACGACGACGTGGTGGCCTACGAGCTGTCCCTCGCCTTCGCTGGGCTGCCGTGCGCCCCCACCGACGTCCGCGGTCCTCACCTCGTGCACGACGCGGCGTACCGCGACGAGGTCCTGACCTCGGCCAGCGCCCGGGACGACGGGCGGGTCGTGATGGCACGCGCGGTCCTCGAGGACCCGGCGCGGGAACGCGACCGGATCGCCCGTCTGTTCGCGCGGTACTGGGAGGCCGCCTTCGAGCAGGAGTGGGCCCGGGTGCTGCCCCGGATCGAGGCCGAGGTCACCGATGGCGCCCGTGCGCTGGTCACCCGCGGGGCACCCGGTGTGGTCGACGAGCTCCTGCCGGAGGGCCGCTGGGACGAGGCGACGTCGTCCATCGTGGTCGACAAGACCTACGACGCGGTGTGCGACGTCGCGGCGCGCGGAGGGGTGCTGCTGGTGCCCACGGTGTACGGCTGGCCCCGGGTCCTGCTCGAGATCGACCAACGTTGGCCGCTGGCGATCTTCGTCCCGCTCCGCGACCTGCGTCAGCCCGAGGTCCCGCAGGAGGCCGATCACGCGGTCGCCGATGGTCTGCGTGCCCTCGGCGACGAGACCCGCCTGCAGATCACCCGGATGGTCGCCGAACAACCGCGCTCGACCAAGGAGCTCGCGGAGCTGCTCAAGCTGTCGGACTCGTCGATCTCGCGTCACCTGAAGATCCTCGACGGTGCGGGGGTCGTCACCAAGGAACGTGACGGCTACTTCGTGCTCTACCGCCTACGTCCCGAGCGCATCGGCCAGCTCGGAGCGGCGCTGCGACGCACCCTCGGCCTCGACGCAGGGGCGGGTCAGCCGGTCCCCGCGCTCCCCGTCTCGGCCACCCGCGACCTCGGCGGGTGA
- a CDS encoding glutaminase, producing the protein MATAPTEPRTDLDAVMEEAAAAGREAAAEGEVDTSDPKLGSTCSPDAFAITLAELDGTDHVLGDVDVRFPIQSISKMFALVLAMQKVDRTSLVSDELWARIGREPSGDPFNSLVQLEHEKGIPRNPMINAGALVIDDVLVEFCDDPKRQLTELVSELAEDEIEVDPVVADAELESSHRNLAVANLMASFGNLRNPVMDVLEVYVHQCALAMSTRQLAHAVRFLANDGVDPASGRRVLPDILARRVNSLMLTCGTYDAAGAFAFEVGLPCKSGVAGGIVGVVPDQMGVCVWSPALDDTGNSHGGRVALHELAEKLHLSIF; encoded by the coding sequence GTGGCCACCGCACCCACCGAACCCCGGACCGACCTCGATGCCGTGATGGAGGAGGCCGCAGCCGCCGGCCGTGAGGCCGCGGCCGAAGGTGAGGTCGATACCAGCGATCCGAAGCTCGGCTCGACCTGCAGCCCGGACGCCTTCGCGATCACCCTCGCCGAGCTCGACGGCACCGACCACGTGCTCGGCGACGTCGACGTGCGCTTCCCGATCCAGAGCATCTCGAAGATGTTCGCGCTGGTGCTCGCGATGCAGAAGGTCGATCGGACCTCGTTGGTGTCCGACGAGCTGTGGGCCCGCATCGGACGGGAACCGTCGGGCGACCCGTTCAACTCGCTGGTCCAGCTCGAGCACGAGAAGGGGATCCCCCGCAACCCGATGATCAACGCCGGCGCGCTGGTCATCGACGACGTCCTGGTCGAGTTCTGTGACGACCCGAAGCGGCAGCTGACCGAGCTGGTCAGCGAGCTCGCCGAGGACGAGATCGAGGTCGACCCCGTGGTGGCGGACGCCGAGCTCGAGAGCTCGCACCGCAACCTCGCCGTCGCCAACCTCATGGCCTCGTTCGGCAACCTCCGCAACCCGGTGATGGACGTCCTGGAGGTCTACGTGCACCAGTGCGCCCTGGCGATGTCGACACGGCAGCTGGCACACGCGGTGCGGTTCCTGGCCAACGACGGCGTCGATCCCGCCAGCGGCCGACGTGTCCTGCCGGACATCCTGGCGCGCCGTGTGAACTCCCTGATGCTGACCTGCGGGACCTACGACGCTGCCGGTGCCTTCGCGTTCGAGGTCGGCCTGCCGTGCAAGAGCGGGGTGGCCGGTGGCATCGTCGGGGTCGTGCCCGACCAGATGGGGGTGTGCGTCTGGTCCCCGGCGCTGGACGACACGGGCAACTCGCACGGTGGGCGGGTGGCCCTGCACGAGCTGGCCGAGAAGCTGCACCTGTCGATCTTCTGA
- a CDS encoding metallophosphoesterase family protein, with product MTDPLRVVVIADTHLKRAWPGRALPGPAVDLLATADVVLHAGDITEAEHLELIADLSGAPVHAVLGNNDPELDGALPETRELELAGVRVAMIHDSGPTRGRARRLHDRFPTADVVVFGHSHVPWNTTGVDGQLLFNPGSPTERRQQPHRTIGVLELADRRVVRATIEVVDP from the coding sequence GTGACCGACCCGCTGCGGGTGGTCGTGATCGCCGACACCCACCTGAAGCGGGCGTGGCCGGGCCGCGCCCTCCCCGGTCCGGCCGTCGACCTGCTCGCCACGGCCGACGTCGTGCTCCACGCCGGCGACATCACCGAGGCCGAGCACCTCGAGCTGATCGCGGATCTGTCCGGCGCGCCGGTCCACGCCGTGCTCGGCAACAACGACCCCGAGCTCGACGGCGCGCTGCCCGAGACCCGCGAGCTCGAGCTCGCGGGCGTGCGGGTCGCGATGATCCACGACAGCGGCCCGACCCGTGGTCGGGCACGACGCCTCCACGACCGCTTCCCGACCGCAGACGTGGTCGTCTTCGGCCACAGCCACGTGCCGTGGAACACCACCGGCGTGGATGGACAGCTGCTGTTCAACCCAGGCTCGCCGACCGAGCGTCGCCAGCAGCCGCACCGGACGATAGGGGTGCTGGAGCTCGCGGACCGTCGGGTCGTCCGCGCCACCATCGAGGTGGTGGACCCGTAG
- a CDS encoding LCP family protein, whose amino-acid sequence MSRARHVLVALVAVGLLASGGSALALERWLLPPGDGEVLTLLLLGSDEGPPRTGQLDRGNADGFQLLFVSGDRQHATFVSIPRDSYVPVPNQGRTRINACLFHGPERCVATVESVFGVEVDGYLLTSMRGFTRGVERFGGIEIEVPQSLRVGEVHISSGLQTLDGPEALVYARDRKSRASGDIGRSQAQAQLLAAAHRQVRDDGSPGEVFRALTALRRHTVTDLSGPQLVRLAFESLQLPPSNVERTVLPGNIGFAGPASVYFLADRAYALVSDAADDARLS is encoded by the coding sequence GTGAGCCGCGCACGCCACGTCCTGGTCGCGCTCGTCGCCGTCGGCCTCCTGGCCTCAGGCGGCTCGGCGCTCGCCCTCGAGCGGTGGCTGCTCCCGCCCGGCGACGGTGAGGTCCTGACGCTGCTGCTGCTCGGCTCGGACGAGGGGCCGCCGCGCACCGGTCAGCTCGACCGGGGTAACGCCGACGGCTTCCAGCTGCTGTTCGTCTCCGGTGACCGCCAGCACGCCACGTTCGTCTCCATCCCACGCGACAGCTACGTCCCGGTCCCGAACCAAGGACGCACCCGGATCAACGCCTGTCTCTTCCACGGACCCGAGCGGTGCGTGGCCACCGTCGAGTCCGTGTTCGGCGTCGAGGTCGACGGCTACCTGCTGACCAGCATGCGGGGCTTCACCCGCGGCGTGGAACGTTTCGGCGGCATCGAGATCGAGGTACCTCAGAGTCTGCGCGTCGGCGAGGTGCACATCTCCTCGGGCCTCCAGACCCTCGACGGCCCCGAGGCGCTGGTCTACGCCCGCGACCGCAAGTCCCGCGCATCGGGCGACATCGGCCGTTCGCAGGCCCAGGCACAGCTGCTGGCTGCAGCCCACCGTCAGGTCCGCGACGACGGCTCGCCCGGCGAGGTGTTCCGCGCGTTGACGGCGCTGCGTCGCCACACCGTCACCGACCTGTCGGGACCGCAGCTGGTACGGCTGGCCTTCGAATCGCTCCAGCTGCCGCCCAGCAACGTCGAGCGCACCGTCCTGCCCGGCAACATCGGCTTCGCCGGCCCGGCGTCGGTGTACTTCCTCGCTGACCGGGCCTACGCGCTCGTCAGCGACGCCGCGGACGACGCCCGGTTGTCGTGA
- a CDS encoding TetR/AcrR family transcriptional regulator: MPGARAPEAERRRQIVTAALEVAARDRLDGLTVRNVAAAADLSPGLVFHHLGDKRRLLLAVLDEVLAAVVPAVPDDDGSSARDRLLGHVRTELAELPGNRELVELFLDFWVVGTREPEVRDRISAALDAYRRALHPLAAAAIDEEPDRFAGVEADRLASVVVAFAHGLAVQAVLDPDASDPDATIAALEALIPPPL, encoded by the coding sequence GTGCCGGGAGCGCGCGCACCGGAGGCCGAACGTCGCCGCCAGATCGTCACCGCCGCGCTGGAGGTGGCGGCCCGCGACCGCCTCGACGGCCTGACCGTCCGCAACGTGGCCGCTGCAGCGGACCTCTCCCCCGGTCTGGTCTTCCACCACCTCGGGGACAAGCGCCGGCTGCTGCTCGCGGTGCTCGACGAGGTCCTCGCCGCCGTCGTCCCCGCCGTGCCCGACGATGACGGCTCGTCCGCTCGTGACCGGCTCCTCGGGCACGTCCGGACCGAGCTGGCCGAGCTGCCCGGCAACCGCGAACTGGTCGAACTCTTCCTGGACTTCTGGGTGGTCGGGACCCGCGAGCCCGAGGTCCGCGACCGCATCTCGGCGGCGCTCGACGCCTACCGGCGGGCGCTGCACCCGCTCGCCGCGGCGGCCATCGACGAGGAACCCGACCGGTTCGCCGGTGTCGAGGCCGACCGGTTGGCGTCGGTGGTGGTCGCCTTCGCCCACGGCCTCGCGGTCCAGGCGGTTCTCGACCCTGACGCCTCCGACCCCGACGCCACCATCGCCGCGCTCGAGGCACTCATCCCGCCACCCCTGTGA